A genome region from Pseudorca crassidens isolate mPseCra1 chromosome 20, mPseCra1.hap1, whole genome shotgun sequence includes the following:
- the TMEM147 gene encoding BOS complex subunit TMEM147, whose protein sequence is MTLFHFGNCFALAYFPYFITYKCSGLSEYNAFWKCVQAGVTYLFVQLCKMLFLATFFPTWEGGIYDFIGEFMKASVDVADLIGLNLVMSRNAGKGEYKIMVAALGWATAELIMSRCIPLWVGARGIEFDWKYIQMSIDSNISLVHYIIASAQVWMITRYDLYHTFRPAVLLLMFLSVYKAFVMETFVHLCSLGSWTALLARAVVTGLLALSTLALYVAVVNVHS, encoded by the exons ATGACGCTGTTCCACTTCGGGAACTGCTTCGCCCTGGCCTACTTCCCCTACTTCATCACCTACAAGTGCAGCGGCCT GTCCGAGTACAACGCCTTCTGGAAGTGCGTCCAGGCCGGGGTCACCTACCTCTTCGTGCAGCTGTGCAAG ATGCTGTTCCTGGCCACTTTCTTTCCCACCTGGGAAGGCGGCATCTATGACTTCATTGGG GAGTTCATGAAGGCCAGCGTGGATGTGGCAGACCTGATAGGCCTAAACCTTGTCATGTCCCGGAATGCCGGCAAGGGGGAATACAAGATCATGGTTgctgccctgggctgggccaCCGCCGAGCTCATTATGTCCCG CTGCATCCCTCTCTGGGTTGGAGCTCGGGGCATTGAGTTTGACTGGAAGTACATCCAGATGAGCATTGACTCCAACATCAGTCTG GTCCATTACATCATCGCATCTGCCCAGGTGTGGATGATAACACGCTACGACCTGTACCACACTTTCCGGCCAGCAGTCCTCCTGCTGATGTTCCTTAGCGTCTACAAGGCCTTCGTCATGGA GACCTTCGTCCACCTGTGTTCCCTGGGCAGCTGGACGGCACTTCTGGCCCGAGCAGTGGTGACGGGGCTGCTGGCCCTCAGCACCCTGGCCCTGTATGTCGCTGTTGTCAACGTGCACTCCTAG